The Mesobacillus jeotgali genome window below encodes:
- a CDS encoding HAD family hydrolase translates to MDSIIFDLDGTIWDPIDTVLSAWNNVIRKSSLINSELTRKDFEGTMGLQMNEISLKLFPTLNNEERQKLIIDCCEVEQSILEKNGGVLFHNVENVLKELSQKYKLYIVSNCQDGYIEAFYKFHRLDQYFLDFENPGRTGLSKGENIKLVIERNNLSNPVYVGDTQGDLEAARFANIPFIYAEYGFGQVSEYDMKVKSFEELLKVF, encoded by the coding sequence TTGGATAGTATAATTTTTGATCTAGATGGAACCATCTGGGATCCAATAGACACAGTGCTTAGTGCCTGGAATAACGTTATAAGAAAAAGTAGTCTCATAAATAGTGAATTAACCCGGAAAGACTTTGAAGGTACGATGGGTTTACAGATGAATGAAATAAGTCTGAAACTCTTTCCTACCTTAAATAATGAAGAACGGCAAAAATTAATAATAGACTGTTGTGAAGTAGAACAATCTATCCTAGAAAAAAACGGAGGAGTTCTTTTTCACAATGTAGAGAATGTCCTAAAGGAGCTTTCTCAAAAATACAAACTATACATCGTAAGTAACTGCCAAGATGGTTACATAGAAGCGTTTTATAAGTTTCATAGGCTTGATCAGTATTTTTTAGACTTTGAAAACCCAGGCAGAACGGGTCTATCAAAAGGTGAAAATATTAAATTAGTGATTGAGAGAAATAACTTATCAAATCCAGTTTATGTGGGTGACACACAAGGTGACTTGGAAGCAGCCAGATTTGCAAATATTCCCTTTATTTATGCTGAATATGGATTTGGTCAAGTAAGTGAATATGATATGAAGGTTAAGAGTTTTGAAGAACTTTTAAAAGTGTTCTAG